The following are encoded together in the Paludisphaera mucosa genome:
- a CDS encoding VWA domain-containing protein — MSFDIDDPRLTAFALGELAEADAPEIERLLADHPEALRQVEEIRLTARWLSERLHDEQARESAALAAAPPAPLPAPVPAPRLTTAAAPSPSRRPWWRTPGSLGPLARIAAFFMVGSLLGVTYYRSGDPPHRARSVELAIEDFDATPPSVALDDSAAFSVATPETPAAPAGPAPGSMAGYGGMSGMMGRATAPGQSSGGMGGAMGGMMGDMMGGRKSGEVTARSRIAASRPTVGTPLSAAPAPRAKAVDHMFAKQLQAGAPIKKEEGLAYGYDAAPYRFQADAQRLGNQASSRGEPAASPAKPGSQSGKLESAARSPELATNYNQLTQNAPKDQMADGKPGAPPSVLKEGAAQAAGRGGALALGLETGQAAQALSQEARGMAVALRDGSKKVERGLLRDAPLNRSMQPQDAKYGELDKNDAAKDYARTDPLATADAPAPAPASAAAPLPALEAKVAQEALVHEKEAEQPPPPTAEPVAVVAAPENPFVLVGQEAVSTFSIDVDTASYSIVRRSLMQQNQAPPPDAVRIEEMINYFPYQDAPPAASSPDPFAIHVETARCPWKAENRLARIGIMGRPIVQAARKPSNIVLLADVSGSMDQPNKLPLVQWGFQKLVEQLGENDRVSIVVYAGASGLVLPSTSCLKKAEILSRIEELKAGGSTNGGEGIQLAYAQATANFINDGINRVILATDGDFNVGVTNQDELVKLIESKAKGPKPVFLTVLGFGMDNLKDGTLEKLADKGNGHYAYVDGPDEAYKVLVEEMGATLDVIAKDVKIQVEFKPEKVKAYRLIGYENRVMANEDFANDQKDAGEIGAGHHVTALYEIVPAAQAAPPAANAPTPDSFVVRLRYKKPQEDVSALIERPVADRGLDYSEASDDFKLASSVAGFGMLLRHSPSVGTLTYDGVLELASPTLAHDPSGYRKEFVGMVQKARDLQTPAPAAPAAP; from the coding sequence ATGAGCTTCGACATCGACGACCCCCGGCTCACCGCTTTCGCCCTCGGCGAGCTCGCCGAGGCCGATGCGCCCGAGATCGAGCGCCTGCTCGCGGACCATCCCGAGGCCCTCAGGCAGGTCGAGGAGATCCGGCTCACCGCGCGCTGGCTCTCCGAACGCCTCCACGACGAGCAGGCCCGCGAGTCCGCGGCCCTCGCCGCCGCCCCGCCGGCCCCCCTTCCCGCCCCCGTCCCGGCCCCGCGCCTGACGACCGCCGCCGCGCCTTCGCCGTCCCGCCGGCCCTGGTGGCGGACGCCGGGATCGCTGGGACCGCTCGCGAGGATCGCGGCCTTCTTCATGGTCGGCTCGCTCCTCGGCGTGACGTACTACCGGAGCGGCGACCCGCCCCATCGCGCCCGGTCGGTCGAGCTGGCGATCGAGGATTTCGACGCGACGCCCCCAAGCGTCGCCCTCGACGACTCGGCGGCCTTCTCGGTGGCTACGCCTGAGACGCCCGCCGCGCCCGCCGGGCCCGCCCCCGGATCCATGGCGGGGTACGGCGGAATGAGCGGAATGATGGGCCGCGCGACGGCCCCCGGGCAATCGAGCGGGGGCATGGGCGGGGCGATGGGCGGCATGATGGGCGACATGATGGGCGGTAGGAAGTCGGGCGAGGTGACGGCCCGGTCGCGAATCGCTGCGTCGCGTCCGACCGTCGGGACCCCGCTCTCCGCGGCCCCCGCCCCCCGCGCGAAGGCCGTCGACCACATGTTCGCCAAGCAGCTCCAGGCGGGGGCGCCGATCAAGAAAGAAGAAGGACTCGCTTATGGATACGACGCCGCGCCCTACCGCTTCCAGGCCGACGCCCAGAGGCTCGGAAATCAAGCGTCCTCGCGGGGCGAGCCCGCGGCGTCGCCCGCCAAGCCCGGGAGCCAGTCCGGGAAGCTCGAATCGGCGGCCCGCTCGCCCGAACTGGCGACCAACTACAACCAACTGACCCAGAACGCCCCGAAGGATCAGATGGCCGACGGGAAGCCCGGAGCGCCACCATCGGTGCTCAAGGAAGGGGCGGCTCAAGCGGCGGGTCGCGGCGGGGCGCTCGCCCTCGGCCTCGAAACGGGCCAGGCCGCTCAGGCCCTGAGTCAAGAGGCCCGCGGTATGGCCGTCGCCCTCCGGGACGGCTCCAAGAAGGTCGAGCGCGGCCTGCTCCGCGACGCCCCCTTGAACCGCTCGATGCAGCCCCAGGACGCGAAGTACGGGGAACTCGACAAGAACGACGCCGCCAAGGACTATGCACGGACCGATCCGCTCGCGACGGCTGACGCCCCGGCCCCGGCCCCGGCGTCGGCGGCCGCCCCGCTGCCGGCCCTGGAAGCGAAGGTCGCCCAGGAAGCTCTTGTACACGAGAAGGAAGCTGAGCAGCCGCCCCCGCCGACCGCCGAACCCGTCGCCGTGGTCGCCGCCCCCGAGAACCCCTTCGTCCTCGTCGGCCAGGAAGCCGTCTCGACCTTCTCGATCGACGTCGACACCGCCTCGTACTCGATCGTCCGCCGCTCCCTGATGCAGCAGAACCAGGCGCCGCCGCCCGACGCGGTCCGGATCGAGGAGATGATCAACTACTTCCCCTACCAGGACGCTCCGCCCGCGGCCTCCAGCCCGGACCCGTTCGCGATCCACGTCGAGACGGCCCGCTGCCCCTGGAAGGCCGAGAACCGGCTGGCGCGGATCGGGATCATGGGCAGGCCTATCGTCCAGGCGGCCCGCAAGCCCAGCAACATCGTCCTTCTGGCCGACGTCTCGGGCTCGATGGACCAGCCCAACAAGCTGCCGCTGGTGCAGTGGGGCTTCCAGAAGCTCGTCGAACAGCTCGGCGAGAACGACCGGGTCTCCATCGTCGTCTACGCCGGGGCCTCGGGCCTGGTCCTGCCGTCGACGTCGTGTCTCAAGAAGGCCGAGATCCTCTCGCGGATCGAGGAGCTGAAGGCCGGCGGCTCGACCAACGGCGGCGAGGGCATCCAGCTCGCCTACGCCCAGGCGACCGCCAACTTCATCAACGACGGGATCAACCGCGTCATCCTGGCCACCGACGGCGACTTCAACGTCGGCGTCACCAATCAGGACGAGCTGGTCAAGCTGATCGAGTCCAAGGCCAAGGGCCCCAAGCCGGTCTTCCTGACCGTCCTGGGCTTCGGCATGGACAACCTCAAGGACGGCACGCTGGAGAAGCTCGCCGACAAGGGGAACGGCCACTACGCCTACGTCGACGGCCCCGACGAGGCCTACAAGGTCCTCGTCGAGGAGATGGGCGCGACGCTCGACGTCATCGCCAAGGACGTCAAGATCCAGGTCGAATTCAAGCCCGAGAAGGTCAAGGCCTACCGGCTGATCGGCTACGAGAACCGGGTCATGGCCAACGAGGACTTCGCCAACGACCAGAAGGACGCCGGCGAGATCGGCGCGGGGCACCACGTCACGGCCCTGTACGAGATCGTCCCGGCCGCGCAGGCGGCCCCCCCGGCCGCGAACGCCCCGACGCCCGACTCGTTCGTCGTGCGGCTGCGGTACAAGAAGCCCCAGGAGGACGTCAGCGCCCTGATCGAGCGGCCGGTGGCCGACCGCGGGCTCGACTACTCCGAAGCGTCCGACGACTTCAAGCTGGCCTCGTCGGTCGCCGGCTTCGGCATGCTGCTGCGGCACTCCCCGTCCGTCGGCACCCTGACGTACGACGGCGTGCTCGAGCTGGCCTCGCCGACGCTCGCCCACGACCCCTCGGGCTACCGCAAGGAGTTCGTCGGGATGGTGCAGAAGGCTCGCGACCTTCAGACCCCGGCCCCGGCGGCGCCGGCCGCCCCCTGA
- a CDS encoding RNA polymerase sigma factor, translated as MAGERDPDGDAWVRDAVSRFEGPLSLYARRLLNDAEAARDVVQDVFLRLCSQARGDVDGHLAEWLFTVCRNRALDVLRKEHRMTRLHDEQVDRCLSPAPGPHDVAERHDLGTRVLALLDTLPPNQREVIRLKFQNGFSYQEISRISGHSVSNVGYLIHAGIKTLRSRLFDGQPAEAGA; from the coding sequence ATGGCAGGTGAACGCGATCCTGACGGCGACGCGTGGGTGCGCGACGCGGTCTCCCGCTTCGAGGGGCCCCTCTCGCTCTACGCGCGTCGTCTCTTGAACGACGCCGAGGCGGCCCGAGACGTGGTGCAGGACGTCTTCCTGCGCCTCTGCTCCCAGGCCCGCGGCGACGTCGACGGCCATCTCGCCGAGTGGCTGTTCACCGTCTGCCGGAATCGGGCGCTGGACGTCCTGCGGAAGGAGCATCGCATGACCCGATTGCACGACGAACAAGTCGACCGCTGCCTGAGCCCGGCCCCCGGGCCGCACGACGTCGCCGAGCGCCACGACCTGGGGACCCGCGTCCTGGCGCTGCTGGACACGCTGCCGCCGAATCAGCGTGAGGTCATCCGCCTGAAGTTCCAGAACGGTTTCTCTTACCAGGAGATCAGCCGGATCAGCGGCCACAGCGTCTCCAACGTCGGCTACCTGATCCACGCCGGGATCAAGACCCTCCGGAGCCGCCTGTTCGACGGCCAGCCCGCCGAGGCGGGCGCCTGA
- a CDS encoding M28 family metallopeptidase, protein MPGFRRSALLLPLLLGLPTSRLHGEEPPPLGFAPASRAAHLEAERRAAAVPTPNSARNWLRTLTAEPHPAATAADERTAKFVRDKLQEWGWKAEIVPYEVLLNQPSAPPTLGIDRPEGMDLDLEEKPIAADKDSANSAALPAFHGFGVSGTASGQVVYANYGRPEDFKALEDLGIDVRDKIVLCRYGGLFRGLKVLNAQKRGARGILIYSDPGDDGYAKGDVYPDGPFRPESAVQRGSVQFLSLGPGDPSTPNGPSIAGAPRLPIDARFGFPLQEADAVADWEAKTKLKRAEYFATIPSLPIGYGSANEILSRLAGPGVPNGWQGGLPLSYHVGAGPAEVTMTVSNEYKVRTIWNVIATLPGAVEPDRWVMLGNHRDAWVHGAVDPGSGTAATLEVCRALGKAVKDGWKPRRTIVYASWDAEEYGLIGSTEWAEQFAADVDRKAALMLNVDSAVSGAELDMGGVPSLRDLVLESAAAVTDPRSGKALRDVWTDSKRSGWVASSPLLLADPFWARDGKAPAPLGFIPQMAPLGSGSDYTAFLDHLGVPSLDVGFSGRYGVYHSNYDDFAWMEKFGDPEFLTHATAARLYIAIVMRAAGADVLPFRFTPYADALRSYVDELRMLRARQVRKASAPAADEGFEGLAALADSVLAFDVDARKLDDALNALGRQDGSRPEKLEALNAALTRIERAFLMPDGLAGRSWFKHAVYAPGLTTGYACWPLPAVREGIETDRPELLKTGVPATTQAIARAAAAIRAAAAVAAQP, encoded by the coding sequence ATGCCCGGTTTCCGTCGATCCGCCCTCCTCCTGCCGCTCCTCCTTGGTCTACCCACGTCGCGGCTCCACGGCGAGGAGCCGCCGCCCCTGGGCTTCGCCCCCGCGTCGCGCGCGGCGCACCTGGAGGCCGAGAGGCGGGCCGCGGCCGTCCCCACGCCTAACAGCGCCCGCAACTGGCTGCGGACGCTGACCGCCGAGCCCCACCCCGCCGCCACGGCGGCCGACGAGCGGACCGCCAAGTTCGTCCGCGACAAGCTCCAGGAGTGGGGCTGGAAGGCCGAGATCGTCCCCTACGAGGTCCTCCTCAACCAGCCCTCCGCGCCCCCGACCCTGGGCATCGACCGGCCCGAGGGGATGGACCTGGACCTCGAAGAAAAGCCGATCGCGGCCGACAAGGACTCGGCCAACTCGGCCGCGCTGCCGGCCTTCCACGGCTTCGGCGTCTCGGGGACCGCGTCGGGCCAGGTCGTTTATGCGAACTACGGCCGGCCCGAGGACTTCAAGGCGCTCGAAGACCTGGGGATCGACGTCCGCGACAAGATCGTGCTCTGCCGCTACGGCGGGCTCTTCCGGGGCCTGAAGGTTCTCAACGCCCAGAAACGCGGGGCCAGGGGGATCCTGATCTACTCCGATCCCGGCGACGACGGCTACGCCAAGGGCGACGTCTATCCCGACGGCCCGTTCCGCCCCGAGTCGGCCGTCCAGCGCGGCAGCGTCCAGTTCCTCTCCCTCGGCCCCGGCGACCCGTCGACGCCGAACGGCCCCTCGATCGCCGGCGCGCCCCGGCTGCCGATCGACGCCCGCTTCGGGTTCCCGCTCCAGGAGGCCGACGCGGTCGCCGACTGGGAGGCGAAGACCAAGCTCAAGCGGGCCGAGTATTTCGCGACGATCCCCTCGCTGCCGATCGGCTACGGATCGGCGAACGAGATCCTCTCGCGGCTCGCCGGGCCCGGCGTCCCCAACGGCTGGCAGGGCGGGCTGCCGCTCTCGTACCATGTCGGCGCGGGGCCCGCCGAGGTGACGATGACCGTCTCGAACGAGTATAAGGTCCGGACGATCTGGAACGTGATCGCCACCCTCCCCGGCGCCGTCGAGCCCGATCGCTGGGTCATGCTGGGCAACCACCGCGACGCCTGGGTCCACGGGGCCGTCGACCCCGGCAGCGGCACCGCCGCCACGCTGGAGGTCTGCCGGGCGCTGGGGAAGGCCGTCAAGGACGGCTGGAAGCCCCGCCGGACGATCGTCTACGCGAGCTGGGACGCCGAGGAGTACGGCCTGATCGGCTCGACCGAGTGGGCCGAGCAGTTCGCCGCCGACGTCGACCGCAAGGCCGCGCTCATGCTCAACGTCGACTCGGCCGTCAGCGGCGCCGAGCTGGACATGGGGGGCGTCCCCTCGCTCCGCGACCTCGTACTCGAATCGGCCGCCGCCGTGACCGACCCGCGCTCGGGCAAGGCGCTCCGCGACGTCTGGACGGACTCGAAGCGATCCGGCTGGGTCGCCTCCAGCCCGCTCCTGCTGGCCGACCCGTTCTGGGCCCGCGACGGCAAGGCCCCCGCCCCGCTCGGCTTCATCCCCCAGATGGCCCCGCTGGGCTCGGGCTCGGACTACACCGCGTTCCTCGACCACCTGGGCGTGCCGTCGCTCGACGTCGGCTTCTCGGGCCGCTACGGGGTGTATCACTCGAACTACGACGACTTCGCCTGGATGGAGAAGTTCGGCGACCCCGAGTTCCTCACGCACGCCACCGCCGCGCGGCTGTATATCGCGATCGTGATGCGGGCCGCCGGGGCCGACGTCCTCCCCTTCCGGTTCACCCCGTACGCCGACGCCCTCCGCAGCTACGTCGACGAGCTGCGCATGCTCCGCGCCCGGCAGGTCCGCAAGGCCTCCGCGCCGGCCGCCGACGAGGGCTTCGAGGGCCTCGCCGCGCTCGCCGATTCCGTGCTGGCCTTCGACGTCGACGCCCGGAAGCTCGACGACGCCCTGAACGCCCTCGGCCGCCAGGACGGCTCGCGGCCCGAGAAGCTGGAGGCGCTCAACGCGGCCCTCACCCGGATCGAGCGCGCCTTCCTCATGCCGGACGGCCTCGCCGGCCGCTCCTGGTTCAAGCACGCGGTCTACGCGCCCGGCCTGACCACCGGCTACGCCTGCTGGCCGCTCCCCGCCGTTCGCGAGGGGATCGAGACCGACAGGCCCGAACTCCTCAAGACGGGCGTCCCCGCCACCACCCAGGCCATCGCCCGCGCCGCCGCCGCCATCCGCGCCGCAGCCGCCGTCGCCGCCCAGCCCTGA
- a CDS encoding BlaI/MecI/CopY family transcriptional regulator codes for MVRPRAEQPTPGELEVLKVLWDLARPTTVREVLEAVNAQAEKPRAYTSVMSLMNVMADKGLLMRSPQGRAFVYEPESPREQTLSSLLGETLRRAYDGSASLLVAHLLDQSSPSAEELDAIRALLDQYASRPPSTDPNGGGPCKTSRPRRPTR; via the coding sequence ATGGTGCGTCCCCGCGCGGAGCAGCCGACGCCCGGCGAGCTGGAGGTGTTGAAGGTGCTCTGGGACCTGGCCCGGCCGACGACGGTCCGGGAGGTCCTCGAAGCCGTCAACGCCCAGGCCGAGAAGCCGAGGGCCTACACGTCGGTGATGAGCCTCATGAACGTCATGGCCGACAAGGGCCTCTTAATGCGCTCGCCGCAGGGGCGGGCCTTCGTCTACGAGCCGGAGTCGCCGCGCGAGCAGACCCTCAGCTCGCTCCTGGGCGAGACGCTTCGGCGGGCCTACGACGGCTCGGCGAGCCTGCTCGTCGCCCACCTGCTCGACCAGTCGTCGCCGTCGGCCGAGGAACTCGACGCCATCCGCGCGCTCCTCGACCAGTACGCCTCGCGCCCCCCCTCGACGGACCCGAACGGAGGCGGACCGTGCAAGACCTCGCGACCCAGGCGGCCCACGCGCTGA
- a CDS encoding M56 family metallopeptidase has translation MQDLATQAAHALSDLAWLTLLHSVWIGLLAGSFATLATSFGRPATHRGRHLLFLLALAAVALGSPAAAIVQRSTRSDDARPAQFRATVLRVAAPTSTPLAPAGTTTPLAPAAVPLDGWKAGFRSAVDRVVPAVEAARPYAVTVWSVGVLATGGALLTGSLSLRRLLREARPIEAIQPRARAIARRLRLRRIPSIGVHSRVDEPCLAGLFRPMILLPSRWLETAPSESTYAVLAHELAHARRFDHLANLAQRAIEACFFFHPCVHGLSRSARRASEHAADALAARLTGDPLALARALESVARLRTTRPRPSKLGLAIGGDRSTLLPRIQELLDMKPNRPRLALWPLAAIPAAFVAAIVTASVGLAQEPASKDVPAVPQVAAPPRVALPPSVPRSKISREERLRLTSSDPRKLSPEDREKLNSLDQIAYQVRIVKVSEKAWNRLAKDAFKPVETSNKREAWTLEAPALKAALDQILKDRETRELQAPTVTAYEESPVRIQSGDDGSVASGEVIDSYTVSVVETSTPKAVKPPDLNAVPGEFDVQLNGTRLAAGHRIDARVSNTIKRRSEPPQQAVPAEATTRRLVPTQVLVDRKVETGCVVPDGSSLILDAGPAVDVRPANAAGSRSRRSFVVITPLHILLEEEEAAAAPVPTAPPLVK, from the coding sequence GTGCAAGACCTCGCGACCCAGGCGGCCCACGCGCTGAGCGACCTCGCCTGGCTGACTCTTCTGCACAGCGTCTGGATCGGCCTGCTCGCGGGTTCGTTCGCAACGCTGGCGACCTCGTTCGGAAGGCCCGCGACGCATCGGGGCCGTCACTTGCTGTTCCTCCTCGCGCTGGCCGCCGTCGCGCTCGGCTCACCCGCCGCGGCGATCGTGCAACGATCCACCCGCTCGGACGACGCCAGGCCCGCCCAGTTTCGGGCGACCGTCCTGCGGGTCGCCGCACCCACCTCGACGCCGCTCGCACCCGCCGGGACCACGACCCCGCTCGCGCCCGCTGCAGTCCCGCTCGACGGCTGGAAAGCCGGATTTCGGAGCGCCGTCGATCGGGTCGTCCCGGCCGTCGAGGCCGCGCGGCCCTACGCCGTGACCGTCTGGTCGGTCGGCGTGCTCGCGACGGGCGGGGCTCTGCTGACGGGCTCGCTAAGCCTGCGGCGGCTCCTGCGCGAGGCTCGGCCGATCGAAGCCATTCAGCCCCGCGCCCGGGCGATCGCCAGACGACTCCGGCTTCGCCGCATCCCCTCGATCGGCGTCCATTCGCGCGTCGACGAGCCCTGCCTCGCCGGCCTCTTCCGCCCCATGATCCTGCTGCCTTCGCGGTGGCTCGAAACGGCCCCTTCCGAGTCGACTTACGCCGTCCTCGCCCACGAGCTGGCCCACGCGCGTCGGTTTGACCACCTCGCGAACCTGGCCCAGCGGGCGATCGAGGCGTGCTTCTTCTTCCATCCCTGCGTCCACGGGCTGTCCCGCTCCGCCCGCCGCGCGTCCGAGCACGCCGCCGACGCCCTCGCCGCCCGCCTCACGGGCGACCCGCTGGCGCTCGCCCGCGCTCTGGAATCCGTCGCACGACTGCGCACGACAAGACCTCGTCCCTCGAAACTCGGCCTCGCCATCGGCGGCGACCGATCGACCCTCCTACCCCGCATTCAGGAGCTGCTCGACATGAAGCCCAACCGCCCCCGCCTCGCCCTCTGGCCGCTCGCGGCCATTCCCGCGGCCTTCGTCGCCGCGATCGTCACGGCCTCCGTCGGACTCGCCCAGGAGCCCGCGTCGAAGGACGTTCCAGCCGTCCCACAGGTCGCCGCCCCTCCTCGCGTCGCTCTTCCGCCGTCGGTTCCGCGGAGCAAGATCTCCCGGGAGGAGCGTCTGCGACTGACCAGCTCGGACCCGAGGAAACTGTCTCCCGAGGACCGGGAAAAGCTGAATTCGCTTGACCAGATCGCGTACCAGGTGCGCATCGTGAAAGTGTCGGAGAAAGCCTGGAACCGCCTGGCCAAGGACGCATTCAAGCCCGTGGAGACGTCGAACAAACGGGAAGCGTGGACTCTGGAGGCGCCCGCCCTGAAGGCGGCGCTCGATCAAATTCTCAAGGATCGCGAGACGCGCGAACTCCAGGCTCCCACCGTCACGGCCTATGAGGAGAGTCCGGTCCGCATCCAGTCGGGCGATGATGGCAGCGTCGCGTCTGGGGAGGTAATCGACAGCTACACCGTTTCGGTCGTGGAAACGTCCACGCCGAAGGCTGTGAAACCCCCCGACCTCAACGCCGTGCCAGGCGAGTTCGATGTGCAACTCAACGGGACTCGCCTGGCCGCCGGCCATCGCATCGACGCCCGCGTCTCGAATACGATCAAGCGCAGGAGCGAGCCTCCTCAGCAGGCTGTCCCTGCCGAAGCGACGACTCGGCGCCTGGTGCCGACCCAGGTCCTGGTCGACAGGAAGGTCGAGACGGGCTGCGTCGTCCCGGACGGCTCGAGTCTCATCCTGGATGCGGGACCGGCTGTGGACGTTCGGCCTGCGAACGCCGCCGGGTCGCGGAGTCGCCGCTCCTTCGTCGTGATCACGCCGCTCCACATTCTGCTGGAGGAGGAAGAAGCCGCGGCGGCGCCCGTTCCGACGGCGCCGCCCCTGGTGAAGTAG
- a CDS encoding APC family permease translates to MGTETAAPPQPVVLPRVLGPVAALCVVVGSVIGSGIFLVPAGVANDVPFLGGIIAVWVIGGVFTTAGALTLAELGAMMPQAGGPYVYLREAYGKLPAFLFGWSELTVSRAGSMATLAAAFSRYFVQVVHPPAFISNEQVWQACAACSAIAVVTLINILGTRGGGGLQVVGTALKVGGVLSLIALPFVMGGGSVGNLAPVMPTRVDASIFTGIMAAMVGVLWAYDGWMNVTPLAEEIREPEKNIPRAMVFGMSALVAIYLAMTLAYHYVLPMAEIAAADEPEGGITKAVAAVYCKTLLGPSGVMAISMLVMCSTFISLNGNALTGPRSYFAMARDGLLPAWFDRVHPRFQTPANAILSQAIWAIGLTVLGTVLILVPPPSNSALPGFLTSAWTVLNKTPLYDILLTYVIFGANVFYLLAITSVFVLRRTRPELHRPYKTWGYPITPLIFVVASLVLLGDMLRNEQSRMQALVGGGLILLGIPAYYLLRRKPTAAESAA, encoded by the coding sequence ATGGGAACTGAAACAGCCGCGCCCCCGCAGCCGGTGGTCTTGCCCCGGGTGCTGGGGCCGGTCGCCGCGCTCTGCGTCGTGGTGGGGTCGGTGATCGGGTCGGGGATCTTCCTGGTGCCGGCGGGGGTCGCCAACGACGTCCCGTTCCTGGGCGGGATCATCGCCGTCTGGGTCATCGGCGGGGTCTTCACGACGGCCGGGGCGCTCACGCTGGCCGAGCTGGGGGCGATGATGCCCCAGGCCGGCGGGCCGTACGTCTACCTCCGCGAGGCCTACGGCAAGCTGCCGGCCTTCCTGTTCGGCTGGTCCGAGCTGACCGTGTCGCGCGCGGGGTCGATGGCGACGCTCGCCGCGGCCTTCTCGCGGTACTTCGTGCAGGTCGTCCACCCGCCGGCGTTCATCAGCAACGAGCAGGTCTGGCAGGCGTGCGCGGCGTGCTCGGCGATCGCGGTCGTGACGCTGATCAACATTTTGGGGACGCGGGGCGGCGGCGGGCTCCAGGTCGTCGGCACGGCGCTCAAGGTCGGCGGCGTGCTGTCGCTCATCGCCCTGCCCTTCGTCATGGGCGGCGGCAGCGTGGGCAACCTGGCGCCGGTGATGCCCACGCGCGTCGACGCCTCGATCTTCACCGGGATCATGGCGGCGATGGTCGGCGTGCTCTGGGCGTACGACGGCTGGATGAACGTCACGCCTCTGGCCGAGGAGATCCGCGAGCCCGAGAAGAACATCCCCCGCGCGATGGTCTTCGGCATGTCGGCCCTGGTGGCGATCTACCTGGCCATGACGCTCGCCTACCACTACGTCCTGCCGATGGCCGAGATCGCCGCGGCCGACGAGCCCGAAGGGGGGATCACCAAGGCCGTCGCCGCGGTCTACTGCAAGACCCTCCTCGGCCCCTCAGGCGTCATGGCGATCTCGATGCTCGTCATGTGCTCGACGTTCATCTCGCTCAACGGCAACGCGCTGACCGGCCCGCGCTCGTACTTCGCGATGGCCCGCGACGGCCTGCTCCCCGCGTGGTTCGACCGCGTCCACCCGCGATTCCAGACCCCGGCCAACGCGATCCTCTCACAGGCGATCTGGGCGATCGGGCTGACCGTGCTGGGGACGGTGCTGATCCTCGTCCCGCCGCCGTCGAACTCCGCGCTGCCGGGCTTCCTGACCTCGGCCTGGACCGTCCTCAACAAGACGCCGCTCTACGACATCCTGCTGACCTACGTGATCTTCGGGGCCAACGTCTTCTATTTGCTGGCGATCACCAGCGTGTTCGTGCTGCGGCGGACTCGCCCCGAGCTGCACCGCCCTTACAAGACGTGGGGCTATCCGATCACGCCCTTGATCTTCGTCGTCGCCTCGCTGGTCCTCCTGGGCGACATGCTCCGCAACGAGCAGAGCCGGATGCAGGCCCTCGTCGGCGGCGGCCTGATCCTGCTGGGAATCCCGGCGTACTACCTGCTGCGGCGCAAGCCGACGGCGGCCGAATCAGCCGCGTGA
- a CDS encoding SDR family oxidoreductase, giving the protein MRIVLTGATGRIGAYLRDPLKTRGWDVVAWGGATPGSWDGSPTVAVDLADLAEIGRALDRDAPDAVLHAAAISDAARVRSDPGRARVVNVDAVSAVAEWCIAKGCRLVFTSTDMVFDGSRAWTPEADEPRPILAYGATKRDAEREALKAPDSAVARIGLLYGPTRCGRETFYDQAVARLREGVPQTFFDDEFRTPLDYATAAEVLVALLASDFRGLLHVGGRERLSRFELMSRVARGLGLDPALVRGDSRADAVFAEPRPADVSLDTARLAALFPTLERPPVEEAVRAMERASRG; this is encoded by the coding sequence ATGCGGATCGTGTTGACGGGCGCGACGGGACGGATCGGCGCGTATTTGCGCGATCCTCTGAAAACGCGGGGATGGGACGTCGTCGCCTGGGGCGGCGCGACGCCCGGATCGTGGGATGGCTCGCCGACCGTCGCCGTCGACCTCGCCGACCTGGCCGAGATCGGCCGCGCGCTCGATCGCGACGCCCCCGACGCCGTCCTCCACGCCGCCGCGATCAGCGACGCGGCGCGGGTGCGCAGCGATCCGGGGCGGGCGCGGGTCGTCAACGTCGACGCCGTGTCCGCCGTGGCCGAATGGTGCATCGCAAAGGGCTGCCGCCTGGTCTTCACGTCGACCGACATGGTCTTCGACGGCTCGCGAGCGTGGACCCCCGAGGCCGACGAGCCCCGGCCGATCCTGGCCTACGGTGCGACCAAGCGCGACGCCGAGCGCGAGGCCTTGAAAGCCCCCGACTCGGCCGTCGCCCGCATCGGCCTGCTGTATGGGCCGACGCGATGCGGCCGTGAGACGTTCTACGACCAGGCCGTCGCCCGACTGCGGGAGGGCGTGCCGCAGACGTTCTTCGACGACGAGTTCCGCACGCCGCTGGACTACGCGACGGCGGCCGAGGTCCTCGTCGCCCTGCTCGCGTCCGACTTCCGGGGGCTGCTCCACGTCGGCGGCCGCGAGCGGCTCAGCCGGTTCGAGCTGATGAGCCGCGTCGCCCGCGGCCTGGGGCTCGACCCCGCGCTCGTCCGCGGCGACAGCCGGGCCGACGCCGTCTTCGCCGAGCCCCGCCCGGCCGACGTCTCGCTCGACACGGCCCGCCTCGCCGCGCTCTTCCCGACGCTCGAACGGCCCCCGGTCGAGGAGGCCGTCCGGGCGATGGAGCGGGCCTCACGCGGCTGA